A stretch of the Streptomyces sp. NBC_00078 genome encodes the following:
- a CDS encoding CdaR family transcriptional regulator yields the protein MSHAIRRATELALDETTVTALRAVLKTTADEVVQAIIDEVPPYANALSGRMGGTIRRAVRTALGHYLDLASGNATGGDAGDAAYELGRGEVRDGRSMDALLSAYRVGARVAWRCLAAGAVPAGLPAAEVAKFAELTFAYIDELSAASAAGHADELAARGRAHERHLEQLVRDLLAGVSPDVLLASAQRAGWQPPVSLTAVLLPAAQARPAYRMLEPSTLVLDDLPDAFGVLLVPDADRSHLLRQLTDRTAVVGPARPWTRASDSYARAVRARSLSSDIRDTEDHLPELVLSADADAFADLRARALAPLRTLPVATARRLEETLRAWLLHQGRRDEVAAALFVHPQTVRYRMSQLRELFPDLASPQRVLELTLAVGLRVG from the coding sequence ATGAGCCATGCAATCCGGAGGGCCACCGAACTGGCCCTGGATGAGACGACGGTCACCGCGCTTCGGGCCGTGCTGAAGACCACCGCCGACGAGGTCGTCCAGGCGATCATCGACGAGGTCCCTCCCTACGCCAACGCCCTTTCGGGCCGCATGGGCGGCACCATCCGCCGAGCCGTCCGCACCGCCCTGGGACATTACCTGGACCTCGCGAGCGGGAACGCCACGGGTGGCGACGCCGGTGACGCAGCCTACGAGCTGGGCCGCGGCGAGGTGCGCGACGGCCGCTCGATGGACGCCCTGCTCAGTGCCTACCGCGTCGGCGCCCGCGTGGCCTGGCGATGCCTGGCCGCGGGTGCCGTACCCGCAGGTCTGCCCGCCGCCGAGGTCGCCAAGTTCGCCGAGCTGACGTTCGCCTACATCGACGAGCTCTCCGCCGCGAGCGCCGCGGGCCATGCCGACGAACTGGCCGCCCGGGGCCGGGCTCATGAGCGCCACCTGGAACAACTGGTCCGCGACCTCCTCGCCGGCGTGAGCCCGGACGTGCTGCTGGCCTCTGCCCAACGGGCCGGGTGGCAGCCTCCGGTTTCGCTGACCGCGGTCCTGCTGCCCGCCGCCCAGGCCCGGCCTGCCTACCGCATGCTCGAACCGAGCACCCTCGTCCTCGACGATCTGCCGGACGCCTTCGGCGTGCTGCTCGTCCCCGATGCCGACCGATCACATCTCCTGAGGCAGCTGACCGACCGCACCGCCGTGGTCGGCCCGGCCCGGCCATGGACTCGCGCGTCCGACTCGTACGCACGAGCCGTACGTGCCCGGTCCCTCTCCTCTGATATTCGCGACACCGAGGACCACCTGCCCGAGCTGGTGCTGAGCGCGGACGCGGACGCGTTCGCCGACCTGCGTGCCCGAGCCCTCGCACCGTTGCGGACCTTGCCTGTCGCGACCGCGCGGCGGCTGGAGGAGACGTTGCGGGCGTGGCTGCTGCACCAGGGCAGGCGGGACGAGGTGGCGGCGGCGCTGTTCGTCCATCCCCAGACCGTCCGGTACCGGATGTCGCAGCTGCGGGAGCTGTTTCCGGATCTCGCATCGCCGCAGCGGGTCCTTGAACTGACGCTGGCGGTCGGCCTTCGGGTCGGCTGA
- a CDS encoding ferredoxin reductase translates to MTSTALRSRAWKLLEMVTTPLLPSDYLDLVSPLRAGADLRGRIEAVHPETGDAATIVIRPGRGWRGHTAGQYVRIGVDVDGVRLWRAYSVTSPTNRQDGRVTITVKAIPDGKVSNHLVRRAKPGTLIQLDQATGDFVLPEAKPAKVLFLTAGSGITPVMGMLRDTEFDDVVMVHSAPQPQDVIFRNDLHDLVADKKLRLTELHTDTDGVLDIARLDDLVPDWAERETWACGPAGLLDAAEEHWSEHGVQECLHTERFRPGIVVAGDGGEVTFSTTGKTVDADGATPLLDVGEEAGVLMPSGCRMGICFGCVTPLKAGAVRDLRTGEITEAEPGVIIQTCVSAAAGPCAIER, encoded by the coding sequence ATGACGAGCACAGCCCTCCGCAGTAGGGCGTGGAAACTGCTGGAGATGGTCACGACGCCGCTGCTGCCGTCGGACTACCTCGACCTGGTCAGCCCGCTACGTGCGGGCGCTGACCTGCGTGGGCGCATCGAGGCCGTGCACCCCGAGACGGGTGACGCCGCGACCATCGTGATCAGGCCGGGACGAGGCTGGCGCGGCCACACGGCCGGTCAGTACGTGCGGATCGGGGTCGACGTCGACGGGGTGCGCCTGTGGCGTGCCTACTCGGTCACCTCGCCGACAAACCGCCAGGACGGCCGCGTCACGATCACCGTGAAGGCGATCCCGGACGGCAAGGTCAGCAACCACCTGGTCCGCAGGGCGAAACCGGGCACACTGATCCAGCTCGACCAGGCGACCGGCGACTTCGTGCTGCCGGAGGCCAAGCCCGCCAAGGTGCTCTTCCTGACGGCCGGCAGCGGCATCACGCCGGTCATGGGCATGCTGCGCGACACCGAGTTCGACGACGTCGTCATGGTCCACTCCGCGCCACAGCCGCAAGACGTGATCTTCCGCAACGATCTGCACGACCTGGTCGCGGACAAGAAGCTGCGTCTGACCGAGCTGCACACCGACACGGACGGCGTGCTCGACATCGCCCGTCTCGATGACCTCGTGCCCGACTGGGCCGAGCGGGAGACCTGGGCTTGCGGGCCCGCGGGCCTGCTCGACGCCGCCGAAGAGCACTGGAGCGAGCACGGCGTCCAAGAGTGCCTGCACACCGAACGCTTCCGCCCCGGCATCGTCGTCGCCGGCGACGGAGGCGAGGTCACGTTCAGCACCACCGGCAAGACCGTCGACGCGGACGGCGCCACGCCGTTGCTGGACGTCGGCGAGGAGGCCGGCGTGCTCATGCCGTCCGGGTGCCGCATGGGCATCTGCTTCGGCTGCGTCACACCGCTCAAGGCGGGCGCCGTCCGCGACCTGCGCACCGGCGAGATCACCGAGGCCGAGCCGGGCGTCATCATCCAGACCTGCGTGTCCGCCGCGGCGGGCCCCTGCGCCATCGAACGGTAG
- a CDS encoding acyl-CoA desaturase: MTAIDPTAHLTAEQIEELGRELDAIRDEVIADRGEKDAAYIRKVISAQRKLELVSRGVLLFSIFPPAWLIGTAGLSVAKIMDNMEIGHNVLHGQWDWMRDPKIHSTTWDWDHVSPAEQWKHSHNELHHTYTNVIGKDNDLGYGIMRVDEDQKWHPFHLGQPLWNFINACFFEYGIAAYDLELGKNLHKRRRKSPEFRARARAVGRKIRKQVLKDYVIHPLLSGPSFLTTLGATFTANLVRNIWSHSVIMCGHFPEGVQVFERRSIKGETRGQWYLRQMMGSANISGSKAMHFMTGNLSHQIEHHLFPDLPSNRYAEVAVKVRALFEKYELEYVTGPLPKQVFSAWRKVVRLSLPNKKPKVRTPDREPELVAA, from the coding sequence TTGACCGCCATCGACCCCACCGCCCACCTGACCGCGGAGCAGATCGAGGAGCTCGGCCGCGAGCTGGACGCGATCCGCGACGAGGTGATCGCCGACCGCGGCGAGAAAGACGCCGCCTACATCCGCAAGGTCATCTCGGCGCAGCGCAAGCTCGAGCTGGTCAGCAGGGGCGTACTGCTGTTCTCGATCTTCCCGCCCGCGTGGCTGATCGGCACCGCCGGTCTGTCCGTGGCGAAGATCATGGACAACATGGAGATCGGCCACAACGTCCTGCACGGCCAGTGGGACTGGATGCGGGACCCGAAGATCCACTCCACCACCTGGGACTGGGATCACGTCTCGCCGGCCGAGCAGTGGAAGCACTCGCACAACGAGCTGCACCACACGTACACCAACGTGATCGGCAAGGACAACGACCTCGGCTACGGCATCATGCGCGTCGACGAAGACCAGAAATGGCACCCGTTCCACCTCGGCCAGCCGCTGTGGAACTTCATCAACGCCTGCTTCTTCGAGTACGGCATCGCAGCGTACGACCTCGAACTCGGCAAGAACCTGCACAAGCGCCGCCGCAAGAGCCCGGAGTTCCGCGCGCGGGCCAGGGCCGTGGGCCGCAAGATCCGCAAGCAGGTGCTCAAGGACTACGTGATCCACCCGCTGCTGTCGGGCCCGTCGTTCCTCACCACGCTCGGCGCCACGTTCACCGCCAACCTGGTCCGCAACATCTGGTCCCACTCGGTGATCATGTGCGGGCACTTCCCCGAGGGCGTGCAGGTCTTCGAGCGCCGGTCGATCAAGGGCGAGACGCGCGGCCAGTGGTACCTGCGCCAGATGATGGGCTCGGCGAACATCAGCGGCAGCAAGGCCATGCACTTCATGACCGGCAATCTGTCACACCAGATCGAGCACCACCTGTTCCCGGACCTGCCGAGCAACCGGTACGCCGAGGTCGCGGTGAAGGTGCGCGCGTTGTTCGAGAAGTACGAGCTGGAGTACGTCACCGGGCCGCTGCCCAAGCAGGTGTTCTCCGCGTGGCGCAAGGTCGTCCGGCTCTCGCTGCCGAACAAGAAGCCCAAGGTCAGGACGCCGGACCGCGAGCCGGAGCTCGTCGCGGCCTGA
- a CDS encoding response regulator transcription factor translates to MTARQRCRQPSTRTSSERSADGFPEITTGGLVAENSTFPAPEYLMPCDSRFRGPLASADSLSIAVVSRNGTRPPLPAEIEWRLIRHPHEIGVRDQVLLFHGSGMAEEVGRFSAGSRGRVLPAVVLAPELDWGDVSRALSHGALSYLLENEYACLVTEALFCASAGTSILDPEIAAEQLRVARSARGGPNRCGCKEGGAHRMPERPKSLSGREREVMDLLASGASVRDIAKNLFLAEKTVRNYLARIYMKMEVHSQSEAILRWLGHLPPPSAGEGPPRQWERSPHVLV, encoded by the coding sequence ATGACAGCACGTCAGCGCTGCCGGCAACCGTCGACCCGTACCTCGTCGGAGCGGAGCGCGGATGGCTTCCCGGAGATCACCACGGGTGGCCTCGTCGCAGAGAACAGTACGTTTCCAGCACCGGAGTACCTCATGCCGTGCGATTCCCGATTTCGGGGTCCCCTCGCCTCCGCCGACTCGCTGTCGATCGCCGTGGTCAGCCGCAACGGAACCAGGCCGCCCCTGCCCGCCGAGATCGAGTGGCGCCTGATCCGCCACCCTCATGAAATCGGGGTACGTGACCAGGTGTTACTTTTCCATGGATCAGGCATGGCTGAGGAAGTGGGACGCTTTTCGGCCGGGTCGAGAGGCCGGGTTCTTCCCGCGGTCGTGTTGGCACCTGAGTTGGACTGGGGTGACGTGTCCAGGGCGCTGAGTCATGGAGCCCTCAGCTATCTGCTGGAGAACGAGTACGCCTGCCTGGTGACGGAAGCGCTTTTCTGCGCCTCCGCCGGCACCAGCATCCTCGATCCTGAGATCGCCGCCGAGCAGCTCAGAGTCGCCCGCAGTGCGAGGGGCGGACCGAATCGCTGCGGGTGTAAGGAAGGGGGAGCCCACAGGATGCCCGAGCGGCCGAAATCACTCTCTGGCCGAGAACGTGAGGTCATGGATCTGCTCGCATCCGGGGCATCAGTCAGAGACATCGCCAAGAATTTGTTCCTGGCGGAGAAGACGGTTCGAAACTATCTTGCTCGCATTTACATGAAGATGGAGGTCCACAGCCAGTCGGAGGCGATACTGCGCTGGCTGGGTCACTTGCCGCCTCCGAGTGCGGGGGAAGGTCCTCCGCGACAATGGGAGCGCTCGCCTCATGTCCTGGTGTAG
- a CDS encoding LacI family DNA-binding transcriptional regulator produces the protein MSVTTDYRTGEPAAEDQRPQGEGSGSVTIACIAEAAGVSIPTVSKVLNRRTGVSDQTRARVEEFITLHGYRKPIANRSNTVELLFRDLESMWATEVIRGVERVARKHRFGLTVTESLPATARPGPLRTPSTVAPTAWCRSPN, from the coding sequence GTGAGCGTGACAACGGACTACCGAACGGGCGAACCGGCGGCTGAAGACCAGCGCCCGCAAGGAGAAGGGTCCGGATCGGTCACGATCGCCTGCATCGCGGAAGCCGCAGGCGTCTCCATCCCCACCGTGTCGAAGGTGCTCAACCGGCGCACGGGGGTCTCCGACCAGACCCGCGCCCGCGTTGAAGAGTTCATCACCCTCCACGGCTACCGCAAGCCGATCGCCAATCGCAGCAATACGGTGGAGCTGCTGTTCCGCGATCTGGAGAGCATGTGGGCGACCGAGGTCATCCGAGGCGTGGAACGGGTGGCCCGCAAGCACCGCTTCGGTCTGACGGTCACCGAGTCGCTTCCCGCGACGGCCAGGCCAGGACCGTTGAGGACACCATCAACCGTCGCCCCAACTGCGTGGTGTCGGTCGCCCAACTGA
- a CDS encoding glycoside hydrolase 43 family protein: MEITRRQLGRLAAVGTGTLLIPGLLPPSTAAAASPQAPPAGTWGDQGDGTYVNPVLPGDFSDWDCIRVGADYYGITSTFGYSPGVAVLHSKDLVNWRTLGGAVDDVTRIGPELNWDRMNRFGRGVWAGAIRYHAGRYWVYFNTPDEGFFMTSAPSPTGPWEPLTSVWRTSGWDDPCPFWDDDGQGYLVTTHYSDSYKINLFKLSEDGKSLVGSPTVIHQSPGSEANKLYKINGLYYHLYSEVKSEGRVLMMNRGSSLTGPFETRQLEHVNVSVDREPNQGGLVQTPDGSWYFVTHHGHGDWEGRPLSLLPVTWVDGWPILGAVGADGIGNMVWTGQVPAGGTPGMPVDALPAVVTSDPLEPSRGPCTLEVDLLFPAPTAQRRRRCGRRAAFCRSGPAAARNRPNRGPATGGATRSGLSADPLTR; the protein is encoded by the coding sequence GTGGAGATCACCAGACGGCAGCTCGGCCGGCTCGCCGCGGTCGGCACCGGGACGCTTCTGATACCGGGCCTGCTGCCACCAAGCACGGCGGCGGCAGCCTCACCTCAGGCTCCTCCGGCCGGCACGTGGGGCGACCAGGGCGACGGTACCTACGTCAATCCCGTCCTCCCGGGCGACTTCAGCGACTGGGACTGCATACGGGTCGGCGCCGACTACTACGGCATCACCAGCACGTTCGGATACTCGCCCGGCGTGGCCGTCCTGCACTCGAAGGACCTGGTCAACTGGCGGACGCTCGGCGGCGCGGTCGACGATGTCACCCGCATCGGACCGGAGCTGAACTGGGACCGGATGAACCGCTTCGGGCGTGGCGTGTGGGCCGGCGCCATCCGGTACCACGCGGGGCGGTACTGGGTGTACTTCAACACGCCCGACGAAGGCTTCTTCATGACGTCGGCCCCGTCGCCGACCGGGCCCTGGGAGCCGTTGACGTCGGTGTGGCGGACCTCCGGCTGGGACGACCCGTGCCCGTTCTGGGACGACGACGGCCAGGGTTACCTGGTCACCACGCACTACTCGGACAGCTACAAGATAAACCTGTTCAAGCTGTCCGAGGACGGCAAGTCGCTGGTCGGTTCGCCCACGGTCATCCACCAGTCGCCGGGCAGCGAGGCCAACAAGCTGTACAAGATCAACGGTCTCTACTACCACCTCTACAGCGAGGTGAAGTCCGAGGGCCGGGTGCTCATGATGAACCGCGGCTCCAGCCTCACCGGCCCGTTCGAGACCCGGCAGTTGGAGCACGTCAACGTCTCGGTGGACCGCGAGCCCAACCAGGGCGGCCTGGTGCAGACTCCGGACGGCTCCTGGTACTTCGTGACCCATCACGGCCACGGCGACTGGGAGGGGCGCCCGTTGTCCCTGCTGCCGGTGACCTGGGTGGACGGCTGGCCGATCCTGGGCGCGGTGGGTGCGGACGGCATCGGCAACATGGTGTGGACGGGCCAGGTGCCGGCCGGCGGCACGCCAGGTATGCCGGTCGACGCGCTGCCCGCCGTAGTGACAAGCGACCCCTTGGAGCCCTCAAGGGGTCCTTGCACGCTCGAGGTTGACCTGCTGTTTCCGGCACCCACAGCGCAGCGACGCCGCCGGTGCGGACGCCGAGCGGCGTTTTGCCGCTCCGGACCGGCCGCTGCGCGGAATCGGCCGAACCGTGGACCTGCGACGGGCGGAGCAACCCGCAGTGGACTCTCAGCTGACCCGCTGACCCGCTGA
- a CDS encoding FadR/GntR family transcriptional regulator, protein MDDTPAIEAALPAQVLPAAPAAVNGSDVRRDYRPGYEIVAERILEYIAEERLVAGDRLPTEIDLAQRLNTSRAVVREAVKILSALGRVRAHKGRGLFVADDEGMLITSRWGGFFRPVDIDHVLMLFEFRRVQEMSASSLAATRATPSELRTIEVAVEQCRHGFVHGQVDEFNQADDDFHAAVSAASHNTFLVSAVRDARRLQRQSSAIGIHDTLGENTEAAVAEHEVIYRAIRDGRPDEAAQASAAHLDRTLEDYRREIQRRLFG, encoded by the coding sequence ATGGACGACACGCCAGCGATCGAAGCGGCCTTGCCGGCTCAGGTCCTTCCCGCCGCGCCCGCTGCGGTGAACGGCTCGGACGTGCGGCGTGACTACCGTCCCGGGTACGAGATCGTGGCGGAGCGGATCCTCGAGTACATCGCTGAGGAGCGGCTGGTGGCTGGTGACCGGCTGCCCACGGAGATCGACCTGGCCCAGAGGCTGAACACCAGCAGGGCGGTGGTGCGGGAAGCCGTGAAGATCCTTTCGGCGCTGGGCCGCGTACGGGCCCACAAGGGGAGGGGCCTGTTCGTCGCGGACGACGAAGGCATGCTCATCACCAGCCGCTGGGGTGGCTTCTTCCGTCCTGTCGACATCGACCACGTGCTGATGCTGTTCGAGTTCCGCAGGGTCCAGGAGATGTCCGCCAGCAGCTTGGCTGCCACCCGCGCCACCCCTTCGGAACTGCGCACCATCGAGGTGGCCGTGGAGCAGTGCCGGCACGGGTTCGTCCACGGCCAGGTCGACGAGTTCAACCAGGCGGACGACGACTTCCATGCGGCCGTGTCCGCGGCCTCGCACAACACCTTCCTCGTCAGCGCCGTGCGGGACGCGCGACGTCTGCAGCGCCAGTCCAGCGCCATCGGTATCCATGACACGCTCGGCGAGAACACCGAGGCGGCCGTCGCGGAACACGAGGTGATCTACCGGGCCATCCGTGACGGCCGCCCAGACGAGGCGGCGCAGGCCAGCGCGGCACACCTCGACAGAACCCTGGAGGACTACCGGCGCGAGATCCAGCGGCGCCTGTTCGGGTAG
- a CDS encoding ABC transporter substrate-binding protein, with amino-acid sequence MTVNKPSSSPKRALSKKRAALLAGCAATVLLTVTACGGGSTAGTTKDGFAQAPQKDGALTVWVDATRMDAAKLYQQQHPDVKLNIVSYDGDANGSNYLQTKVQLFNRTGKGWPDVVFSSQNNEASWAVDAGFAAPLNKGLIPSASLGKFAKGANDVCTVGGTLYCLRNDLSQAVLWYNAPLLKKFGYSVPTTWEEFQQLGEKVAKEHPGYLVGDAGDSFTPEIYLWASKCGANHITGPKAVSVNTSSEACTKMAKLLDVLIKNKSMSISGVFSTDFGKNKADKVLLMPGPAWYGGALFEGTFKTPAKQIAAAPIPQWQGDNAPSTGNVGGGTWLLSKHSEHVKAATDFLKWVTTDNAYQGKKAPGFPAYAPASEAWLKGQAASGYFAGDLSALSAAASQVWPEWGSGQFSQEAIWAATVKPGITQGKSIASMLPAWQDSIVKYAKSNGYKVAQ; translated from the coding sequence ATGACCGTCAACAAGCCTTCGTCCAGCCCGAAGAGGGCGCTCAGCAAGAAGCGTGCGGCGCTGCTGGCCGGGTGCGCAGCCACGGTGTTGCTGACCGTGACGGCCTGTGGCGGCGGCAGCACCGCCGGTACGACCAAGGACGGTTTCGCCCAGGCGCCGCAGAAGGACGGGGCGTTGACCGTCTGGGTGGACGCGACCCGGATGGACGCCGCGAAGCTGTACCAGCAGCAGCACCCGGACGTGAAGCTGAACATCGTCAGCTACGACGGCGACGCCAACGGATCGAACTACCTCCAGACGAAGGTCCAGCTGTTCAACCGAACCGGCAAGGGCTGGCCGGACGTGGTGTTCAGCTCCCAGAACAACGAGGCCTCCTGGGCGGTCGACGCGGGCTTCGCCGCTCCGCTCAACAAGGGCCTGATCCCCTCTGCGTCCCTGGGGAAGTTCGCGAAGGGCGCCAACGACGTCTGCACGGTGGGCGGCACCCTCTACTGTCTGCGCAACGACCTCTCCCAGGCGGTGCTGTGGTACAACGCTCCGCTGCTGAAGAAGTTCGGCTACTCGGTGCCGACGACCTGGGAGGAGTTCCAGCAGCTCGGCGAGAAGGTGGCCAAGGAGCACCCGGGCTACCTCGTGGGTGACGCCGGCGACTCCTTCACGCCTGAGATCTACCTGTGGGCGAGCAAGTGCGGCGCCAACCACATCACCGGCCCGAAGGCCGTGTCGGTGAACACCTCCAGCGAGGCCTGTACCAAGATGGCCAAACTCCTGGACGTGCTGATCAAGAACAAGTCCATGTCCATCAGCGGGGTCTTCAGCACGGACTTCGGCAAGAACAAGGCAGACAAGGTGCTGCTCATGCCCGGCCCGGCCTGGTACGGCGGCGCGCTGTTCGAGGGCACCTTCAAGACGCCGGCCAAGCAGATAGCGGCGGCTCCCATCCCGCAGTGGCAGGGAGACAACGCGCCGTCCACCGGCAACGTCGGCGGCGGCACCTGGCTGCTGTCCAAGCACTCCGAGCACGTCAAGGCCGCTACCGACTTCCTGAAGTGGGTCACCACCGACAACGCCTACCAGGGCAAGAAGGCACCCGGCTTCCCGGCCTACGCGCCCGCGTCCGAGGCCTGGCTGAAGGGGCAGGCGGCTTCCGGCTACTTCGCCGGCGATCTGAGCGCGCTCTCGGCCGCCGCGTCCCAGGTCTGGCCGGAGTGGGGCTCGGGCCAGTTCAGCCAGGAGGCGATCTGGGCGGCCACCGTCAAGCCGGGCATCACCCAGGGCAAGTCCATCGCCTCGATGCTGCCCGCCTGGCAGGACTCCATCGTCAAGTACGCCAAGTCCAACGGATACAAGGTCGCGCAGTGA
- a CDS encoding carbohydrate ABC transporter permease translates to MTLSPSAAGSAHRRPRGAARQSRAGIAFVAAYVLLLIAFGVLPTAYAIYFAFTDAGGTFTGFSNFITTAQDFRFMDAVGHVALYLLFWLVSLVVFVVALALLLHRLASGTVSKSLRFFFYIPGALAGAASVLVWLFMLDPAVSPVSSLLGALGFHTFGEVIAPGNLPLLFTVIAFWTGAGGWIVVIYGALNNIPQDVMEAARIDGAGAWQTAWHVQIPMLRKWIVYMVILAFAGGAQLFVEPQLLSLASVGVAGRDYSLNQLTYDFAFQMNNINGAAAVSVELLVVSVSAAAVFVARSGFFDAD, encoded by the coding sequence GTGACCCTCAGCCCCTCTGCGGCCGGCTCTGCCCACCGGCGCCCGCGCGGCGCCGCCCGGCAGAGCCGGGCCGGCATCGCCTTCGTCGCCGCCTACGTGCTCCTGCTGATCGCGTTCGGCGTCCTTCCGACCGCCTACGCGATCTACTTCGCCTTCACCGACGCCGGGGGCACCTTCACCGGCTTCAGCAACTTCATCACCACGGCGCAGGACTTCCGGTTCATGGACGCCGTAGGCCATGTCGCGCTGTACCTCCTGTTCTGGCTGGTCTCACTCGTGGTGTTCGTGGTGGCCTTGGCGCTGCTGCTGCACCGTCTCGCCTCCGGCACCGTCAGCAAGTCCCTGCGCTTCTTCTTCTACATTCCCGGAGCCCTCGCCGGCGCCGCGAGCGTGCTGGTGTGGCTGTTCATGCTGGACCCGGCGGTGAGCCCGGTCAGTTCGCTGCTGGGTGCGCTGGGGTTCCACACCTTCGGCGAGGTGATCGCACCCGGCAACCTGCCCCTGCTGTTCACGGTCATCGCGTTCTGGACCGGTGCGGGCGGCTGGATCGTCGTCATCTACGGCGCTCTCAACAACATCCCCCAGGACGTCATGGAAGCCGCGCGCATCGATGGCGCGGGCGCCTGGCAGACCGCCTGGCACGTACAGATACCGATGCTCCGCAAGTGGATCGTGTACATGGTGATCCTGGCCTTCGCGGGCGGCGCCCAGCTCTTCGTGGAACCGCAGTTGCTGTCCCTGGCCAGCGTGGGCGTGGCCGGACGCGACTACTCGCTCAACCAGCTGACATACGACTTCGCCTTCCAGATGAACAACATCAACGGCGCCGCCGCGGTCTCGGTGGAGCTCCTGGTCGTCAGCGTGTCGGCCGCCGCCGTCTTCGTCGCACGGTCGGGGTTCTTCGATGCCGACTAA
- a CDS encoding carbohydrate ABC transporter permease encodes MRRAHHQAPEGRRPRPPRRLVPRLLTGSVLLVFLVFFVLPVLWLVLAATKTDEQLVHGNPLSFGSWHAFKANWDHLTAFQDDAVLQWLGNSTLYAVISLVITLAVAIPAGYALAMTEFRGRHTLLLATLVVMLMPTATLVVPLFLEINAVHLIGTMWSIILPYSFYPFGVYLTYIYFTTAVPKDLLAAARMDGCSEFGVFRHIALPLATPVIALVGFFSFVANWTNYFLPYVMLPESSQMPIQVGVGSLLSNVPSFNPAVGNLAIERPQLALATLLAITPVLVVFLFAQRFLVSGMLAGATKE; translated from the coding sequence ATGAGACGAGCGCACCACCAGGCCCCCGAGGGGCGGCGCCCACGGCCCCCGCGTCGCCTCGTGCCCCGCCTCCTGACCGGCTCCGTGCTCCTCGTCTTCCTGGTGTTCTTCGTGCTGCCGGTGCTGTGGCTCGTCCTCGCGGCGACCAAGACCGACGAGCAACTCGTCCATGGCAACCCGCTGTCCTTCGGCTCCTGGCACGCCTTCAAGGCCAACTGGGACCACCTCACCGCGTTCCAGGACGACGCCGTCCTGCAGTGGCTGGGCAACTCCACGTTGTACGCGGTGATCTCGCTGGTCATCACGCTCGCTGTCGCCATCCCCGCGGGATACGCCCTGGCCATGACCGAGTTCCGCGGCCGGCACACCCTGCTCCTTGCGACGCTGGTCGTGATGCTCATGCCGACCGCCACACTGGTCGTGCCGCTGTTCCTGGAGATCAACGCGGTACACCTGATCGGCACGATGTGGTCGATCATCCTGCCGTACTCGTTCTACCCGTTCGGCGTGTACCTGACGTACATCTACTTCACCACCGCCGTACCGAAGGATCTGCTGGCGGCGGCCCGGATGGACGGCTGCTCGGAGTTCGGCGTGTTCCGGCACATCGCGCTGCCGTTGGCGACCCCGGTCATCGCGCTCGTGGGTTTCTTCAGCTTCGTCGCCAACTGGACCAACTACTTCCTGCCGTACGTGATGCTCCCCGAGAGCAGCCAGATGCCCATCCAGGTGGGCGTCGGAAGCCTGCTCAGCAACGTGCCGTCCTTCAACCCGGCCGTCGGCAACCTCGCGATCGAGCGTCCCCAGCTGGCACTGGCGACGCTGCTGGCCATCACACCGGTGCTGGTCGTCTTCCTGTTCGCCCAGCGCTTCCTGGTCAGCGGCATGCTCGCCGGCGCCACCAAGGAGTAG
- a CDS encoding L-rhamnose mutarotase has protein sequence MKRVAQTIRLRPEHREEYLRLHSAVWPGVEAALHRANIRNYSIFLQGDALFAYFEYHGDDFDTDMAVLEADPETQQWWKLTDPCQEPWPDRGDSRQWSELTEIWHLNPPGDTAGA, from the coding sequence ATGAAGCGCGTCGCCCAGACCATCAGGCTCCGCCCCGAGCACCGCGAGGAGTACCTCAGGCTCCACTCGGCCGTCTGGCCCGGCGTCGAAGCCGCCCTGCACCGGGCGAACATCCGCAACTACAGCATCTTCCTCCAAGGCGATGCACTGTTCGCCTACTTCGAATACCACGGCGACGACTTCGACACCGATATGGCCGTTCTCGAAGCCGACCCCGAAACCCAGCAATGGTGGAAACTCACCGACCCCTGCCAGGAACCCTGGCCCGACCGGGGCGACTCCCGCCAATGGTCGGAACTCACCGAGATCTGGCACCTGAATCCGCCAGGTGACACCGCCGGCGCCTGA